From Draconibacterium halophilum, one genomic window encodes:
- a CDS encoding tagaturonate epimerase family protein has protein sequence MEIGKYSFGVGDRFNHEGVAQLRALMKANQKGIAVTPVWNKSNREHDIVHSEPAGTRIEADAAVKALNWENPYFVDADHINMGNVDRFIAPSNFFTLDVAMYIGNESSVEDVAAFKETCKLLGEKVNIPGINESIEISNELLEEVTSKYLAAIKEAGKIYRHIEAVKGKGNFVTEVSMDEVEAPQTPVDMFFILKMIANENIPAQTIAPKFTGRFNKGVDYVGDVEQFAKEFEQDVLVIDYAVKEFGLPDDLKLSVHSGSDKFTIYPVMAEIIKKYDKGIHVKTAGTTWLEEVIGLAISGDEGLAAAKEIYTKALERKEELCAPYADVIDIDGLKLPSSEEVESWSGEKFGNTLRHIPGHADYNPNFRQLIHVGYKVAVEMGQRYTGLLEKYADVVGACVEENIYDRHLKRLFDL, from the coding sequence ATGGAAATTGGAAAATATAGTTTTGGAGTGGGCGACCGCTTCAATCATGAAGGCGTGGCACAATTACGCGCCCTGATGAAAGCAAATCAAAAAGGAATTGCTGTTACACCGGTCTGGAATAAATCAAACCGTGAACACGATATCGTGCATTCCGAGCCAGCGGGCACGCGTATTGAAGCCGATGCCGCAGTAAAAGCACTGAACTGGGAAAATCCCTATTTTGTGGATGCCGATCATATCAATATGGGAAACGTAGACCGCTTTATAGCGCCAAGTAATTTTTTTACGCTCGATGTAGCTATGTATATTGGTAACGAGTCGTCGGTTGAAGACGTGGCAGCTTTTAAAGAAACGTGCAAGTTGCTGGGAGAGAAGGTTAACATTCCCGGAATTAATGAATCAATCGAGATTTCAAATGAACTTTTAGAAGAGGTTACTTCGAAATATCTGGCTGCAATTAAAGAGGCGGGTAAGATTTACCGGCATATTGAGGCTGTAAAAGGAAAAGGCAACTTTGTTACCGAGGTTTCAATGGACGAAGTTGAGGCTCCGCAAACTCCGGTGGACATGTTTTTCATTTTGAAAATGATTGCCAACGAAAATATTCCGGCACAAACCATTGCTCCTAAATTTACGGGGCGTTTTAATAAAGGGGTTGATTATGTAGGCGATGTGGAGCAGTTTGCCAAAGAATTTGAGCAGGATGTGTTGGTGATTGATTATGCTGTAAAAGAATTTGGATTACCAGACGATCTGAAACTCAGCGTTCACTCGGGATCTGATAAATTTACCATTTACCCGGTAATGGCTGAGATTATAAAAAAGTACGACAAGGGAATTCATGTAAAAACAGCAGGAACAACCTGGTTGGAAGAAGTGATTGGATTGGCTATTTCGGGTGACGAAGGTTTGGCTGCAGCCAAAGAAATTTATACCAAAGCACTGGAAAGAAAAGAAGAACTTTGTGCCCCGTATGCTGATGTTATAGATATCGATGGTTTAAAGCTTCCTTCATCAGAAGAAGTGGAAAGCTGGTCGGGCGAAAAATTTGGAAACACCTTGCGCCATATTCCCGGTCATGCTGATTACAATCCGAACTTCCGCCAGTTAATTCACGTTGGTTATAAAGTTGCTGTCGAAATGGGCCAGCGCTACACCGGATTGCTGGAAAAATACGCCGATGTGGTTGGCGCTTGTGTGGAAGAAAATATC